The following coding sequences are from one Paenibacillus tundrae window:
- a CDS encoding ClpP family protease — MKNEMNERQMSKSNQPETELPEVPDKEDKGMAPVTEAIQQFGQTQSPAGESNIFCMTIIGQVEGHLILPPQNKTTKYEHIIPQLVAAEQNPRIEGILIILNTVGGDVEAGLAIAEMIASLSKPTVTVVIGGGHSIGVPIAVASTYSLIAGSATMTIHPIRMNGLVIGVPQTFEYMEKMQERVVRFVTTHSNISEEMFKELMFKTGELNRDIGTAVGSADAVKYGLMDAVGGIGQAIAQLNQLIGDKKQTMQVGGYTQ; from the coding sequence ATGAAAAATGAAATGAATGAAAGACAGATGTCTAAATCGAATCAACCTGAGACAGAGCTACCAGAAGTGCCCGACAAAGAGGACAAAGGCATGGCGCCTGTCACGGAGGCGATCCAGCAATTTGGACAAACACAGTCACCTGCAGGGGAGTCCAATATTTTTTGTATGACCATCATTGGTCAGGTGGAAGGCCATCTGATCTTGCCTCCTCAGAACAAAACGACAAAATATGAACATATTATTCCGCAGTTGGTTGCAGCTGAGCAGAACCCACGTATTGAGGGAATATTAATTATTTTGAATACAGTAGGTGGGGACGTTGAGGCAGGTTTGGCAATTGCTGAGATGATTGCTTCTCTGAGCAAACCTACAGTTACGGTTGTGATTGGAGGAGGACACAGCATCGGTGTTCCAATTGCGGTAGCCTCGACTTATTCGCTAATTGCAGGAAGTGCAACGATGACCATTCATCCAATCCGTATGAACGGACTGGTTATTGGAGTACCTCAGACGTTTGAATACATGGAGAAGATGCAAGAACGGGTTGTACGCTTCGTCACCACGCACTCTAATATTTCAGAAGAGATGTTCAAGGAACTGATGTTTAAGACAGGTGAGCTGAATCGAGATATTGGAACTGCGGTAGGAAGTGCAGATGCTGTTAAGTATGGATTAATGGATGCTGTTGGCGGAATTGGTCAGGCCATTGCTCAATTGAATCAGTTGATTGGAGACAAGAAACAAACGATGCAAGTAGGAGGGTATACGCAATGA
- the yfmH gene encoding EF-P 5-aminopentanol modification-associated protein YfmH produces the protein MESIRYEHLQETLYYEVMENGLHVYILPKPGFQKTYATFATKYGSVDNHFRVEGQEEVKVPDGIAHFLEHKMFEEPTGDIFATFASNGASANAFTSFDQTVYLFSATEHINENIQTLINFVQNPYFTDQNVDKEKGIIGQEINMYSDNPDWRVYFGLIEAMYQKHPVHIDIAGTVESISGITKETLYNCYHSFYHPSNMLLFVVGGVDPEEVMELVRRNQAEKSFESQGQIERLFEDEPEQVGEARRESKLAVSLPKCLFGFKETEVGFTGEELLRRDMATKLMMDLLFGSSTPLFQKLYDEDLISDSFGFEYNSSPQYAFSAIGGDTKDPDLLLTRIREEVDAIVAKGFEASDFERARKKKIGGYLRMLNSPENIAHEFTRQQFRGGDFFNMLPVYESLTLEEVNDRLKEHIRWDQLAVSLVVSP, from the coding sequence GTGGAGAGCATAAGATATGAACATTTGCAGGAAACGCTGTATTACGAAGTCATGGAAAATGGACTGCATGTCTATATACTGCCTAAGCCGGGATTCCAGAAAACGTATGCTACGTTTGCTACGAAATATGGATCGGTTGATAATCATTTTCGAGTAGAGGGACAAGAAGAGGTGAAAGTGCCAGATGGCATTGCTCACTTTTTGGAGCACAAAATGTTTGAAGAGCCCACTGGTGATATTTTTGCTACTTTTGCGTCTAATGGTGCTTCGGCGAACGCATTTACCAGCTTCGATCAGACCGTTTATTTGTTTTCTGCCACAGAGCATATTAACGAAAATATACAAACATTAATCAATTTTGTGCAAAATCCGTATTTTACGGATCAAAATGTGGACAAGGAAAAAGGTATTATCGGCCAAGAAATTAATATGTATTCCGATAATCCCGATTGGCGTGTTTACTTTGGCTTAATTGAAGCTATGTATCAGAAACATCCTGTGCATATCGACATTGCGGGTACTGTTGAATCCATAAGTGGGATCACGAAGGAAACGTTATACAATTGTTACCATTCTTTCTACCATCCGAGTAACATGCTCTTGTTTGTTGTTGGCGGGGTAGACCCAGAAGAAGTGATGGAGCTGGTTCGTAGGAACCAGGCGGAGAAAAGTTTTGAGTCCCAAGGACAGATCGAGCGTCTGTTCGAGGATGAACCAGAGCAAGTAGGAGAGGCCAGACGGGAATCCAAACTCGCTGTATCCTTGCCTAAGTGTCTCTTTGGTTTCAAGGAAACAGAGGTTGGATTCACTGGAGAAGAATTGCTGCGTCGCGACATGGCTACCAAATTAATGATGGATCTACTCTTTGGCTCCAGTACACCACTGTTCCAGAAGCTGTATGATGAGGATCTGATCTCAGATAGTTTCGGATTTGAATACAACAGCTCGCCGCAGTATGCATTCTCGGCTATTGGTGGTGACACGAAGGATCCAGATCTGCTGCTCACCCGAATCCGTGAAGAAGTCGATGCTATCGTGGCGAAAGGATTTGAAGCCTCTGATTTTGAACGGGCTCGCAAAAAGAAAATAGGTGGATATTTACGAATGCTGAATTCACCAGAGAACATTGCACATGAATTTACACGTCAACAATTCCGTGGAGGGGACTTCTTCAACATGTTACCGGTGTATGAATCCCTTACCTTGGAAGAAGTAAATGACAGATTAAAAGAACACATTCGTTGGGATCAACTAGCGGTATCGCTTGTCGTGAGTCCTTAA
- the ymfI gene encoding elongation factor P 5-aminopentanone reductase: MERGTGQMLKPIGEMTVLVTGASGGIGAAIAERFARVGMNVVIHYMKSHEAANEAARRCMEQGSGKVMTVSADLRSREQIGRMREKLESHGLMPDILVNNAGISHYGMLADVTEEIWDEVMAINLKGTFMCTQEMMPHMISQRYGRIINVSSIWGLSGASCEVLYSTTKGGLNAFTKALAKELAPSGVTVNAVAPGAVQTSMLDHLDQNELKLLEEEIPAGRLAQPDEISSLVYFLALPESGYINGQIISPNGGWLT, from the coding sequence ATGGAGAGGGGAACAGGACAAATGTTGAAGCCGATTGGAGAAATGACAGTGCTGGTTACTGGTGCGAGTGGAGGCATTGGAGCAGCCATTGCAGAGCGCTTTGCGAGAGTTGGCATGAATGTGGTAATCCACTACATGAAATCACATGAAGCAGCCAATGAAGCGGCTAGAAGATGTATGGAGCAAGGTAGTGGCAAGGTAATGACGGTATCTGCGGATCTTCGCAGCCGGGAACAGATTGGACGTATGCGAGAGAAGCTGGAAAGTCACGGGCTTATGCCTGATATACTGGTCAACAACGCGGGGATATCCCATTACGGAATGCTCGCAGATGTCACGGAAGAAATATGGGATGAAGTGATGGCAATCAATCTGAAAGGTACATTTATGTGTACACAGGAAATGATGCCGCATATGATCTCACAACGATATGGACGAATTATTAACGTGTCATCCATATGGGGGTTGTCAGGTGCCTCCTGTGAAGTGCTGTATTCCACGACTAAGGGAGGCTTAAATGCCTTTACCAAGGCGTTAGCCAAAGAGCTTGCACCATCTGGGGTGACCGTAAATGCGGTCGCTCCCGGGGCGGTTCAGACATCAATGTTAGATCATTTAGATCAGAATGAGTTGAAATTGTTAGAAGAGGAAATTCCCGCTGGAAGACTTGCTCAGCCTGATGAAATTTCGTCACTGGTTTATTTCCTCGCCTTACCAGAGTCTGGATACATTAATGGGCAGATCATAAGTCCTAACGGAGGCTGGCTTACGTAA
- the sleB gene encoding spore cortex-lytic enzyme: MRKMNIWLFTAILLMSALGLRYLLPHNAATESTSPSKPQTEETAMPTFSSNAVKYGSYGQDVYELQGRLKYLGFYNGKIDSNFGSSTLKSVKWFQSEFGMKADGVVGAKTKLKLYNATKQWSPTEPPLHKQPAGNKQGNADSANQEQSDMGSANTMGLSENELKIMANAVYGEARGEPFEGQVAVAAVILNRVNSPSFPSTPSGVIFQPGAFTAVADGQIYLEPNAQARKAVEQAMNGWDPSGGCLYYFNPKTATSKWIWTRPQVKTIGQHIFCM, from the coding sequence ATGCGAAAAATGAACATATGGCTTTTCACTGCTATTTTGCTGATGTCCGCATTGGGACTTCGTTATTTGCTCCCTCACAATGCGGCAACGGAAAGTACTAGTCCAAGTAAGCCGCAAACGGAAGAGACGGCTATGCCCACCTTTAGTAGTAATGCTGTTAAGTATGGGAGCTATGGTCAGGATGTCTATGAGTTACAGGGTAGACTGAAGTATCTCGGATTCTACAATGGTAAAATTGACAGTAATTTTGGCAGTAGCACGTTAAAATCTGTAAAGTGGTTTCAGTCCGAATTCGGAATGAAAGCAGATGGAGTCGTTGGCGCTAAGACCAAATTGAAGCTGTACAATGCAACCAAACAGTGGTCACCTACTGAGCCTCCTTTGCATAAGCAGCCGGCTGGAAATAAACAAGGGAATGCGGATTCGGCTAATCAAGAACAGAGTGATATGGGTTCAGCCAACACGATGGGACTTTCCGAGAACGAACTCAAAATTATGGCGAATGCCGTATATGGAGAAGCACGAGGCGAACCCTTTGAAGGTCAAGTCGCTGTAGCAGCAGTCATATTGAATCGTGTCAACTCCCCAAGCTTCCCAAGCACACCGTCAGGAGTGATCTTCCAACCTGGTGCGTTTACTGCGGTAGCGGATGGTCAGATTTATTTAGAGCCTAATGCGCAAGCGCGTAAGGCTGTTGAACAAGCGATGAATGGCTGGGATCCATCAGGTGGATGTCTGTATTATTTTAATCCGAAGACAGCAACATCGAAATGGATCTGGACTCGTCCTCAGGTAAAAACAATTGGTCAGCACATCTTCTGTATGTAA
- a CDS encoding DUF3243 domain-containing protein — protein sequence MSTEKTVVSNFDTWKKFLGDRVLQAEKMGMSEDTINKLAYEIGDFLDEKVDPANHSNRALKELWDVGDADERRTIACLMVKLAKQNA from the coding sequence ATGTCAACAGAAAAAACAGTGGTCTCTAACTTTGACACTTGGAAGAAGTTCTTAGGTGATCGCGTACTGCAAGCAGAGAAGATGGGTATGAGTGAAGATACCATCAACAAACTTGCCTACGAGATCGGTGACTTTCTGGATGAGAAAGTCGATCCGGCGAACCATTCCAACCGGGCATTGAAGGAATTATGGGATGTCGGCGATGCAGATGAGCGTCGCACGATCGCGTGCCTGATGGTCAAATTGGCCAAACAAAACGCATAA
- the yfmF gene encoding EF-P 5-aminopentanol modification-associated protein YfmF — protein MNTSGFERGSRKQFRIHVLPTKRFKTFAISLYAGVPLQEDTVTKVALTPFVLRRGTESYPETTQFREQLEHLYGAGFGFDVYKRGDYQIVQFRMDTINDSFVGGDEQLLDRSFAFLGEVLTRPAQENGHFRSSYVQAERETVRKKLESIVNDKMRYAAERSIEEMCKHEPYRLHPLGERKDLSTIEPQGLTNSYQSWLQDASMDLYVVGDTTLEEVENLVERHFNVERVTSADYHAQEASVGDNEVNTVVERMSVSQGKLNMGLRTSITYRDPEYASALLYNGILGGYPHSKLFVNVREKESLAYYASSRYDGHKGIATIQSGIEIPNYEKAVTIIKQQLEEMKSGAITDLEMSQTKAMIRNLLKEMQDSAYEMIAYDFNRQLSGKDRTVEELLNQVESVSKVDVQQAAEKFRLDTIYFLRDEKEE, from the coding sequence TTGAATACATCAGGCTTTGAACGAGGAAGTCGGAAACAATTCCGTATACATGTACTGCCTACGAAACGTTTCAAGACATTCGCTATATCGCTTTACGCGGGGGTTCCTTTACAAGAAGATACAGTTACAAAGGTGGCTCTAACCCCTTTTGTACTTCGACGGGGAACAGAATCATATCCTGAAACAACGCAGTTCCGTGAACAACTGGAGCATTTGTATGGTGCTGGGTTTGGGTTTGATGTATATAAACGCGGAGACTATCAGATTGTACAATTTCGGATGGATACCATTAATGATTCGTTTGTAGGTGGAGATGAGCAGCTGCTGGATCGTTCTTTTGCTTTCCTAGGGGAAGTGCTCACTCGCCCTGCTCAGGAGAACGGACATTTCAGGTCATCTTATGTACAGGCTGAGCGTGAAACGGTACGCAAAAAGCTGGAATCCATCGTGAATGATAAAATGCGTTACGCTGCAGAGCGAAGCATTGAGGAGATGTGTAAGCATGAGCCTTACCGTCTGCATCCATTGGGTGAACGCAAAGATCTTTCTACTATTGAACCTCAGGGTTTGACAAATTCATATCAATCATGGTTGCAGGATGCAAGTATGGATCTCTATGTGGTCGGAGATACAACGTTGGAAGAAGTGGAGAACCTGGTCGAGCGACATTTTAATGTGGAGCGAGTAACGTCTGCTGACTATCATGCGCAAGAAGCTTCTGTCGGAGATAATGAAGTCAATACAGTGGTTGAACGAATGAGTGTCAGTCAAGGTAAACTTAATATGGGATTACGGACATCGATCACGTACAGAGACCCTGAATATGCATCGGCCTTGCTGTACAATGGTATTTTGGGTGGGTATCCTCATTCGAAGTTGTTCGTTAATGTTCGTGAGAAAGAAAGTTTAGCTTATTACGCTTCTTCACGTTATGACGGTCATAAGGGGATTGCAACCATTCAATCAGGGATCGAAATTCCCAATTATGAGAAGGCTGTGACCATTATCAAACAGCAGCTTGAAGAGATGAAAAGTGGAGCAATCACGGATCTGGAGATGTCGCAGACCAAGGCGATGATTCGCAATCTTTTGAAAGAAATGCAGGATTCTGCTTATGAGATGATCGCCTATGATTTTAATCGCCAATTATCAGGGAAAGATCGTACAGTTGAAGAGCTGCTGAATCAAGTAGAGTCCGTTAGCAAAGTTGATGTTCAACAAGCAGCGGAGAAGTTCCGTCTGGATACGATTTATTTCTTGCGCGATGAGAAGGAGGAATAA
- a CDS encoding YlzJ-like family protein, with protein MTMYTVMPPEQLWSGMWQEGEATREVKVNGLLMQVRPISETEAVIIRLLDCPLEAYLDASNTPGSRVPLSGN; from the coding sequence ATGACCATGTATACCGTAATGCCTCCTGAACAGCTCTGGTCTGGAATGTGGCAAGAGGGTGAGGCTACGAGAGAGGTTAAGGTAAACGGTTTGTTGATGCAGGTTAGACCTATCAGCGAGACGGAGGCTGTCATTATTCGTTTGCTGGATTGCCCCCTTGAAGCGTATTTGGATGCTTCCAATACACCTGGATCGAGGGTGCCGCTTTCCGGTAACTAG
- a CDS encoding DUF3388 domain-containing protein yields the protein MESKQWYMEYKIHKNRPGLLGDIASMLGMLEVNILTINGVEGKTRGMLLESDDDEKIRLLGEMLAKVNSITVSALRQPKLVDILAVRHGRYIDRDSDDRKTFRFTRDELGLLVDFLGEVFKREGNQVIGLRGMPRVGKTESIIAGSVCAMKRWTFVSSTLLRQTIRSQLSEDEMNPNNVFIIDGIVSTIRSSERHYNLLQDIMTMPSTKVIEHPDIFVQESEYDYNDFDIIIELRNNPGEEIIYDTFTASYTDEL from the coding sequence ATGGAATCTAAACAATGGTATATGGAATACAAAATACATAAGAACAGACCCGGCCTTTTGGGGGATATCGCCTCCATGCTGGGGATGCTTGAAGTGAATATATTGACCATCAATGGTGTTGAGGGCAAAACTCGTGGTATGCTTCTTGAATCGGATGATGATGAGAAGATTCGTCTTTTAGGCGAGATGCTTGCTAAAGTTAACAGCATTACCGTGTCAGCTTTGCGCCAACCGAAGCTAGTTGATATACTGGCTGTTCGTCATGGTCGATATATCGATCGTGATTCTGATGATCGTAAAACATTTCGTTTTACACGTGATGAACTTGGGTTACTTGTGGACTTTTTGGGTGAAGTATTTAAAAGGGAAGGCAACCAGGTTATCGGGTTACGCGGTATGCCGCGCGTAGGGAAAACGGAATCTATTATTGCGGGTAGTGTGTGCGCGATGAAACGTTGGACCTTTGTGTCGTCCACCCTCCTTCGTCAGACCATAAGGAGTCAACTATCCGAGGACGAAATGAATCCAAACAATGTATTTATCATCGATGGTATTGTCAGTACGATTCGTTCGAGCGAACGGCACTATAACTTGTTACAGGATATCATGACGATGCCAAGTACTAAGGTCATTGAGCATCCAGATATTTTTGTACAGGAATCCGAGTATGATTATAATGATTTTGACATTATCATTGAGCTTCGGAACAATCCAGGCGAAGAAATTATTTATGATACGTTTACGGCCAGCTACACCGATGAACTGTAA
- a CDS encoding FtsK/SpoIIIE family DNA translocase, whose translation MARRKKKKKKAAAFGGVLKYEIYGIVLITLAVIALSGEATVGRSLSKMFGLMLGKFYFIIPLIGIYYGLMVMIHRKWPSGWTTRKTGLVLLVFALTLMSTVSAMHQKLIPVGALEPGAVITQVHNDMQTELLQHAPGERESMLGKDISGGYLGAGQFALFLWLFGSLGARLIMIVMFIISFMLITNLSYVDLIRIFRTKVWDAGTTMYKRFESRPTRVATAGKKSSNKRKVVPVPADTYEDDEDDDLEDAQLPKRKTPIFLQLFGKWGADREQTNAEPSKHQDDVSASEQVLYRAAQEDVAETWGEESRYTAEATPTPTGAVPTRASSAPIIRDFFEHVRSEDSNKDDDLDDAYPFPADISDPGNEGDHGIKIKDESLGSDEDWSVPEEGVGEVHTGDHVLTAGATEDNSTPLDPASNSGNEEAQPIQPPPPPPKPYKLPSFRLLSKPNNGGKAGDQKDYMQTARKLEATLESFGVRAKVLEVVRGPAVTRYEIQPDIGVKVSRIVSLTDDIALALAAKDIRMEAPIPGKSAIGIEVPNGEVSMVTMREVMETATFQDAESKVTIAFGRDISGQTIIGNLARMPHLLVAGATGSGKSVCINGIITSILYKAKPDEVKFLMVDPKMVELNVYNGIPHLMAPVVTDPKRASLALKKIVVEMEKRYELFSKSGTRNVEGYNNLMKDNPAAFLPYIVVIVDELADLMMVAAGDVEDAIARLAQMARAAGIHLIIATQRPSVDVITGVIKANIPSRIAFGVSSQVDSRTILDMGGAEKLLGRGDMLFMPMGASKPVRVQGAFMSDEEVENIVNYVRGQGEAQYDESIVPEVDDSVQAADEVQDELYEQAVQIILEAKQASVSLLQRRMRVGYTRAARLIDSMEARGVIGPYEGSKPREVLISLEQYQQNKISS comes from the coding sequence TTGGCCAGAAGAAAAAAGAAGAAGAAAAAGGCTGCTGCGTTTGGTGGCGTTTTAAAATATGAAATCTACGGGATTGTCCTGATTACCCTTGCGGTCATTGCACTTTCAGGTGAAGCAACGGTAGGACGTTCCCTGTCCAAGATGTTTGGACTAATGTTAGGCAAATTTTATTTTATAATTCCGTTGATCGGAATTTATTACGGATTAATGGTAATGATTCACCGGAAATGGCCGAGTGGTTGGACTACACGCAAGACGGGACTAGTCCTTCTAGTGTTCGCGTTAACCCTAATGAGTACAGTTTCCGCGATGCACCAGAAGCTAATTCCCGTTGGAGCACTTGAACCAGGTGCGGTAATTACGCAGGTACATAATGATATGCAGACCGAGTTGCTTCAGCATGCACCGGGTGAACGAGAATCGATGCTGGGCAAGGATATTAGTGGCGGATACCTTGGAGCAGGTCAGTTTGCTCTTTTCTTATGGTTGTTTGGCAGTTTAGGTGCACGTCTGATTATGATTGTCATGTTTATTATCAGCTTCATGCTGATTACGAATCTGTCCTATGTCGACCTGATTCGTATCTTCAGAACAAAGGTGTGGGATGCGGGCACAACCATGTACAAGAGGTTTGAATCCAGACCTACACGAGTTGCTACGGCAGGTAAGAAGTCGAGCAACAAGCGTAAAGTGGTACCTGTCCCAGCAGACACTTATGAAGATGATGAAGATGACGATCTTGAAGATGCACAGCTTCCTAAACGCAAGACGCCAATCTTCCTCCAATTGTTTGGGAAATGGGGGGCAGATCGTGAACAGACGAATGCTGAACCGAGCAAGCATCAAGATGATGTGTCTGCTTCAGAGCAAGTTTTGTATCGAGCGGCACAAGAAGATGTAGCGGAAACATGGGGTGAAGAGTCTCGCTATACTGCGGAGGCAACGCCTACACCAACTGGAGCTGTGCCAACTAGAGCCAGTTCTGCTCCGATCATTCGTGATTTCTTTGAACATGTTCGTTCAGAGGATAGCAACAAGGATGATGATCTGGATGACGCATATCCATTTCCAGCGGATATAAGTGACCCTGGTAACGAAGGGGATCATGGGATTAAGATCAAAGATGAATCACTTGGCTCTGATGAAGATTGGTCTGTGCCTGAGGAAGGTGTTGGTGAGGTTCATACTGGTGACCACGTTCTGACTGCTGGAGCCACAGAGGACAATTCCACACCGCTTGATCCTGCATCGAATAGTGGTAATGAAGAAGCACAACCTATTCAGCCACCACCACCGCCACCGAAGCCTTATAAATTACCTTCGTTCCGCCTTCTCTCTAAGCCGAACAATGGCGGTAAGGCTGGGGATCAGAAGGATTATATGCAGACAGCACGTAAGCTAGAAGCTACTTTGGAAAGCTTCGGAGTTCGGGCTAAGGTTCTTGAAGTCGTTCGAGGACCTGCGGTGACGCGGTACGAGATTCAACCTGATATCGGTGTGAAGGTCAGCAGAATTGTCAGTCTTACGGATGATATTGCATTGGCTCTCGCAGCCAAGGACATTCGTATGGAAGCACCGATTCCTGGTAAATCAGCCATAGGTATTGAAGTACCTAATGGAGAAGTTTCTATGGTAACCATGAGAGAAGTCATGGAGACGGCAACCTTCCAAGATGCTGAATCCAAAGTGACGATTGCTTTTGGACGCGATATCTCGGGTCAGACCATCATTGGTAATTTAGCTCGGATGCCCCATCTTCTTGTTGCTGGTGCCACGGGTTCGGGTAAATCAGTATGTATTAACGGAATCATCACAAGCATACTGTACAAAGCTAAGCCAGACGAAGTGAAGTTCTTGATGGTCGATCCCAAAATGGTCGAGCTGAACGTATATAACGGCATCCCGCATCTGATGGCTCCTGTTGTAACGGATCCCAAACGGGCGTCGCTTGCTTTGAAAAAAATTGTAGTTGAGATGGAGAAGCGATATGAGCTATTTTCCAAATCGGGTACTCGGAATGTAGAAGGTTACAACAACTTGATGAAGGATAATCCAGCAGCATTTTTACCTTACATCGTAGTTATTGTAGATGAGCTTGCAGACCTTATGATGGTCGCTGCAGGTGACGTGGAGGATGCGATTGCGCGATTGGCTCAGATGGCGCGTGCCGCAGGGATTCATTTGATCATCGCAACCCAGCGGCCTTCGGTTGACGTTATTACAGGGGTAATCAAAGCCAACATCCCATCACGAATTGCCTTTGGCGTGTCTTCCCAAGTCGATTCACGAACAATCCTTGATATGGGTGGTGCGGAGAAGCTTTTAGGACGTGGAGACATGCTGTTCATGCCTATGGGGGCTTCCAAGCCTGTGCGGGTACAAGGAGCGTTCATGAGCGATGAAGAAGTTGAGAACATTGTAAATTATGTACGTGGCCAAGGTGAAGCCCAATATGATGAATCGATCGTGCCTGAGGTGGATGACTCGGTTCAGGCGGCGGACGAAGTACAGGACGAGCTGTATGAGCAGGCTGTACAGATTATATTGGAGGCTAAGCAAGCCTCAGTATCACTATTGCAGCGCCGGATGCGAGTTGGTTATACCCGGGCTGCACGTTTAATTGATTCCATGGAAGCCCGAGGTGTCATAGGCCCTTATGAAGGTAGTAAGCCGAGGGAAGTATTAATCTCACTGGAGCAATATCAGCAAAATAAAATAAGCTCGTAA
- a CDS encoding ribonuclease J → MSKKNNNDKLMIFALGGVGEIGKNMYVIQYANDIVVVDAGLKFPEEDMLGIDIVIPDISYLTENRDKVRGIILTHGHEDHIGGLPYVLKHLNVPVYGTKLTLGLVENKLKEANLLGETKRILIDADSEIQLGSVLKATFFATNHSIPDSVGVCVETPEGAVVHTGDFKFDHTPVNGQYADLQRMAQIGTNGVLALLSDSTNAEKPGFTPSEKNVGIVLEDIFRKASQRVVVATFASNVHRIQQVINAAEVTGRKVAVIGRSMVNVVGIASELGYLEIPDGMIIEPEEVGKMAADRVVILCTGSQGEPMSALTRMARSTHRKVDILPGDTVIIAATPVPGNEKYVGRTIDELFRLGANVHYSGANSGVHVSGHGSQEELKLMLNLMKPKFFLPIHGEFRMQRRHAVLGESVGIDPDNIFITDIGEVIEIQGGSARRAGKVTAGNVLIDGLGVGDVGNIVLRDRKLLSQDGILVVVVTLSKQDGKIVSGPDIISRGFVYVRESEGLLDEANRIVSSTLQKLMSENVNEWASLKTNVKDALGRFLYEQTRRRPMILPIIMEV, encoded by the coding sequence TTGTCTAAGAAAAATAATAACGATAAACTGATGATTTTTGCACTGGGCGGCGTAGGTGAAATTGGTAAAAATATGTACGTCATCCAATATGCCAACGACATTGTTGTCGTAGATGCTGGTCTTAAATTCCCTGAAGAAGATATGCTTGGAATCGATATTGTCATTCCTGACATCTCTTATCTGACTGAAAATCGTGACAAAGTAAGAGGCATTATTTTGACTCACGGACACGAGGATCATATCGGCGGCTTGCCATATGTTCTGAAACACTTGAACGTTCCGGTATACGGAACAAAACTTACCCTCGGTCTTGTAGAAAACAAGCTGAAAGAAGCGAATTTGCTGGGTGAAACCAAACGGATTTTGATCGATGCTGATTCCGAGATTCAACTGGGTTCTGTGCTGAAAGCCACATTCTTCGCCACTAACCATAGTATTCCGGATTCTGTGGGTGTATGCGTGGAAACACCAGAAGGTGCTGTTGTTCATACAGGTGACTTCAAATTTGACCACACACCAGTCAACGGTCAATATGCGGATCTTCAACGTATGGCACAGATCGGAACGAATGGCGTCCTTGCTCTCTTGTCCGATAGTACAAATGCAGAGAAGCCAGGATTCACGCCTTCGGAGAAAAATGTGGGCATCGTTCTGGAAGATATTTTCCGTAAAGCGAGTCAACGTGTTGTTGTAGCAACATTCGCTTCGAACGTACACCGGATTCAACAGGTCATCAATGCAGCGGAAGTGACTGGACGTAAAGTTGCAGTTATCGGACGCAGTATGGTGAACGTAGTAGGGATCGCTTCTGAGCTGGGTTATCTTGAAATTCCAGATGGCATGATCATTGAACCGGAAGAAGTAGGCAAAATGGCTGCTGACCGTGTTGTAATTCTCTGCACAGGAAGCCAAGGCGAGCCAATGTCCGCTCTGACTCGGATGGCTCGTTCGACGCATCGTAAAGTAGATATATTGCCAGGTGATACTGTAATCATTGCAGCAACACCAGTTCCTGGTAATGAAAAATATGTGGGACGTACAATTGATGAATTGTTCCGTCTGGGTGCTAACGTGCATTACAGCGGTGCCAACAGTGGCGTTCACGTATCCGGTCACGGTAGTCAGGAAGAATTGAAATTGATGCTCAACTTGATGAAACCAAAATTCTTCTTGCCAATCCACGGTGAATTCCGTATGCAACGTCGCCATGCAGTACTTGGTGAATCGGTTGGCATTGATCCGGATAACATTTTTATCACTGATATTGGTGAAGTAATAGAAATCCAAGGTGGCTCTGCTCGTAGAGCAGGTAAAGTTACTGCAGGTAATGTATTGATTGATGGCCTGGGTGTAGGCGACGTAGGTAATATCGTACTTCGTGACCGCAAACTGTTATCTCAAGATGGTATTCTGGTTGTTGTAGTAACGCTCAGCAAACAGGATGGCAAAATTGTATCAGGTCCGGACATTATCTCCCGTGGTTTTGTATACGTACGGGAATCCGAAGGACTGCTTGATGAAGCGAATCGCATTGTAAGTAGCACATTGCAGAAGCTGATGAGTGAGAACGTTAACGAATGGGCTTCACTCAAAACGAATGTCAAAGATGCACTGGGACGCTTCTTGTATGAGCAAACTCGTCGTAGACCGATGATTTTGCCAATCATCATGGAAGTTTAA